The Mycolicibacterium mageritense genome contains a region encoding:
- a CDS encoding DUF302 domain-containing protein: MTRRSSVVEHLNRRLQIALPDDYDRARSRYETLVPVVDLAAYGAASDWDEVITLAKHLAPHGFMRYFSTDVTTAMTHSGSAWRACEYLMGNHTIAERMYRHDPAVMLHAPLRTLLYAGPHGTVLAVDQPSLLFDSYHNPEIAAVGRELDGLLATLIELLDGDVPAQLR, translated from the coding sequence GTGACGCGCCGCAGTTCGGTCGTCGAGCACCTGAACCGACGGCTTCAGATCGCGCTGCCCGACGACTACGACCGGGCCCGGAGCCGCTACGAGACACTGGTTCCCGTGGTCGACCTTGCCGCCTACGGCGCCGCATCGGACTGGGACGAGGTGATCACTTTGGCGAAACACCTAGCCCCGCACGGTTTCATGCGTTACTTCAGCACCGACGTCACGACTGCGATGACGCACTCCGGTTCGGCATGGCGTGCCTGCGAGTACCTGATGGGCAATCACACCATTGCCGAACGCATGTACCGTCACGACCCGGCGGTCATGCTGCACGCCCCGTTGCGCACCCTGCTCTACGCCGGGCCGCACGGGACCGTGCTGGCAGTCGACCAGCCCAGCCTGCTGTTCGACAGCTACCACAACCCGGAGATCGCAGCTGTCGGCCGCGAACTCGACGGGTTGCTGGCGACGCTGATCGAACTGCTCGACGGCGACGTCCCGGCTCAGCTGCGTTAG
- a CDS encoding thioesterase II family protein: MRQKQGWIRKFHNSDTVARQPLLIFPHAGAGASWYRQLSKALSTHFDVIAFQYPGRQDRASEPPLTTLPDIAAGAFAEFEVSEYNCGVPVMTFGHSMGAHISFEFARIAESTGVKVRQLTVVAAVAPHRLADKPPAPTDDDGLLEHVKFLGGTNADVVADPEIVKMSFPVLRADHRAAESYRCAPATRVSAAIRVLGGAQDPIVTMADLHGWREHSDDVEVTMFDGGHFFLTDEIEAIRELLSENEVRR, from the coding sequence GTGCGGCAAAAACAAGGATGGATAAGGAAGTTCCACAACTCCGACACGGTCGCACGGCAACCGCTGCTGATCTTTCCGCATGCCGGCGCGGGAGCGTCGTGGTATCGCCAGTTGTCGAAAGCACTGAGCACGCACTTCGACGTCATCGCGTTCCAGTATCCGGGCAGACAGGATCGTGCGAGTGAACCGCCGCTGACGACACTGCCCGACATCGCAGCCGGCGCCTTCGCGGAATTCGAAGTGTCCGAATACAACTGCGGTGTGCCCGTGATGACCTTCGGCCACAGCATGGGTGCGCACATCTCGTTCGAGTTCGCCCGGATTGCCGAGTCTACCGGAGTCAAGGTCCGCCAGTTGACCGTGGTCGCCGCCGTCGCGCCACATCGGTTGGCCGACAAGCCCCCGGCCCCGACCGACGACGACGGCCTGTTGGAGCACGTGAAGTTCCTCGGCGGCACCAACGCCGACGTCGTTGCCGATCCGGAGATCGTCAAGATGTCTTTCCCGGTCCTGCGAGCCGATCATCGTGCCGCGGAGTCATATCGGTGTGCTCCGGCAACCCGGGTGTCCGCTGCTATCCGTGTCCTCGGTGGTGCCCAGGATCCGATCGTCACGATGGCCGACCTGCACGGCTGGCGCGAACACAGCGACGACGTCGAGGTCACGATGTTCGACGGCGGGCACTTCTTCCTCACCGACGAGATCGAGGCGATCCGGGAACTCTTGTCGGAGAACGAGGTTCGACGATGA
- a CDS encoding winged helix-turn-helix transcriptional regulator — translation MRTASWSDDACPIARTMSVLGQRWTVLIIREALLGRSRFSEFRERLGVASDVLSARLSELVAAGILEIVDYQEPGDRTRSRYVLTDAGHDLIPVLAAIGQWGHVHLARSYSSDYRFVEADTGDPVGIGFRRKDGTTVPTPEVALVDQPRS, via the coding sequence ATGCGCACTGCCTCGTGGTCCGACGATGCCTGCCCGATCGCCCGCACCATGTCGGTGCTCGGGCAGCGCTGGACTGTGCTGATCATTCGCGAAGCACTGCTGGGAAGGTCGCGATTCTCGGAGTTCCGCGAACGCCTCGGCGTGGCGTCCGACGTGCTCAGCGCCCGGCTGTCCGAACTCGTGGCGGCCGGAATCCTCGAGATCGTCGATTATCAGGAGCCCGGCGACCGCACCCGCAGCCGCTACGTGCTGACCGATGCCGGGCACGATCTGATTCCCGTCCTTGCGGCGATCGGACAGTGGGGTCACGTCCACCTGGCCCGCAGCTACAGCAGTGACTACCGATTCGTCGAGGCGGACACCGGTGACCCGGTCGGCATCGGCTTCCGCCGCAAGGACGGCACGACGGTACCGACGCCCGAGGTAGCGCTGGTCGATCAGCCCAGGAGTTGA
- a CDS encoding SRPBCC family protein, whose amino-acid sequence MTDESLSTARTIDVSAETVFAVLADPTTHQAIDGTGWVRESLDGTPLTEAGQVFRMAMYHDNYGGMHYEMANRVEVFEPPHAIAWLPGQGDDDANLDFGGWIWRYDLKPLGADRTEITLTYDWSAVPQAIRDNIQFPPFDPQHLDNSLKHLAELAQARPSAASEPAAATAVAAARRT is encoded by the coding sequence ATGACGGACGAATCCTTGAGCACAGCACGCACCATCGACGTGTCGGCCGAAACCGTGTTCGCGGTGCTGGCCGACCCGACCACCCATCAGGCGATCGACGGCACCGGTTGGGTGCGGGAGTCGCTCGACGGAACGCCGCTGACCGAAGCCGGTCAGGTCTTCCGGATGGCGATGTACCACGACAACTACGGGGGTATGCACTACGAAATGGCCAACCGGGTCGAGGTCTTCGAGCCGCCGCACGCCATCGCGTGGCTCCCGGGCCAAGGCGACGACGACGCGAACCTCGACTTCGGCGGCTGGATCTGGCGCTACGACCTCAAGCCGCTCGGCGCCGACCGCACGGAGATCACCCTGACGTACGACTGGTCGGCGGTGCCGCAGGCCATTCGCGACAACATTCAGTTTCCGCCGTTCGATCCGCAGCACCTGGACAACTCACTCAAGCACCTCGCCGAGTTGGCGCAGGCCCGGCCCAGTGCGGCGTCAGAACCGGCCGCCGCCACCGCTGTAGCTGCGGCCCGACGAACGTGA
- the nbtC gene encoding nocobactin polyketide synthase NbtC, which translates to MSEHRLPDGSIPVLLSADTSGLLRAEAAALTSYLHDHPAAPPQRVADMLFRTRLPRRYRALSMVTGHHDLLDALRAIVDGRTHPAVVRSDGPAAARRVAYVLPGQGSQRPGMGALFYHRVPAYRAEAERCDRVFRELFDESALDYLLGTTETGDTTVVQSALFMQMISLGAMWRSFGVDADVAVGHSQGEIAAAYLAGKMTLEDAALVLGTRARAAETIASDAYAMAVAATDRDECEAVLARQAGWAQVSVVNSPHMVGISGERDTVQAAVDTLTGRGMFTRVIPVSYPAHTNAVSRLHDEVVGAVRGRLHHREFLDSSIELIGATLGDRVTSDVAVADYWFWNLRNTVRFDRAIAAAVTRGADVFVELAEHPTLQLAIEENLGALLAQAAVVGTSERDAQDLTEFTRNLATLAVGDIDYRWDALRTESNAAMPLPLLDFPNTQMNELPLWLPHDGFAAPQAAPAPRAQRVPDVRAQVLVEQWQVLGRRSMVAPRSLGIVDHTGACADLAAALQAHAEQQELSARLITDPADAEGVDSLVVLQPAYERLSADAAVAQVCEFFAGRSWWFPPHAGLKDYWLVTVGGEHVRADDGPPDPVGAALAAGFRCIGGEYPDIAFRHLDLPTSADASAIVAALHTADEPELAMRDGSLYAKRIAELAPTPADIPLTERHVLITGGTGAVGMEFAEYTARAGAGRITLVSRSGNSAVIGERLRRLPKSVDVQVIACDVTDADAVARLACDLRDNPVDLLVHAVMDADGTGDTDLAGLSVEQITRGLRGKAVGFSRVLEALPLSGEARILLCSSMASVLGGRGKIVYAAANRLLDASAQLLRAEGRDCVSVQWGQWAVFEGRDHAELANLAEIGYRAMSSDAAIELGLSRLPATAAVAAFDVDRARSAFGLLGYGPTLSVLAEPAEQAAAHDVSGTRERLLQMFAEVIGIDDPQALDSTEPLVAVGLDSLNALQLRRRIKTEFRCEVAVSELLGGATLDDVMGWVAAGVDPATVVPAEPARAVTATQAELDLDGIPSARADLDLFGLAAVWRMLDPVLGDGDVHGTAEIADRLKIAQRHRWILRQWLHELVTRGHVGREADGYRRLRPPSAPTRPDLVSVCTDLGYPRLFGEFLTAANERLSDLVADRLSVQELLFPDGSTATADAFYRDNVISRHLNQRVREAVSGHVRRLMGERSPVRILELGAGVGGMTNEIVSGLTGLPVEYHFTDVSSFFLNAAQQRFADRPWMTFGIVDLNTDLGQQPPCDIVVAANVVHNARDIGRALGDIHGILRPGGAVFLIELCTAHCCLMTSVYFLMSPRAGQLQVGLTDVRAGTDRILLTRDEWRSEFARAGFTPMPTVPAANDPLAPLDQYLLGAVRKP; encoded by the coding sequence ATTTCTGAGCACCGACTCCCTGACGGGAGCATTCCGGTTCTGCTGTCGGCCGACACGTCTGGTCTGCTCCGCGCCGAGGCGGCCGCGTTGACGTCGTATCTGCACGACCATCCCGCCGCGCCGCCGCAACGCGTGGCCGACATGCTGTTTCGAACCCGGCTGCCGCGGCGCTACCGTGCCTTGTCGATGGTCACGGGCCACCACGATCTCCTCGACGCCCTTCGGGCGATTGTCGACGGCCGCACCCACCCCGCGGTGGTGCGTTCGGACGGCCCCGCGGCGGCCCGCCGCGTCGCCTACGTGTTGCCCGGGCAAGGCAGCCAGCGCCCCGGCATGGGCGCCCTGTTCTACCACCGTGTTCCGGCCTATCGAGCCGAAGCAGAGCGCTGTGACCGGGTATTCCGAGAGCTGTTCGATGAATCGGCATTGGACTATCTGCTCGGCACGACCGAGACCGGCGACACCACTGTGGTGCAGTCCGCGCTGTTCATGCAGATGATCTCGCTCGGCGCGATGTGGCGTTCGTTCGGCGTCGACGCCGATGTCGCGGTGGGGCACAGCCAGGGTGAGATCGCGGCGGCGTACCTGGCGGGGAAGATGACCCTTGAGGACGCAGCGCTTGTTCTCGGCACCCGTGCCCGCGCGGCCGAGACGATCGCCTCGGATGCCTATGCGATGGCTGTCGCGGCCACCGACCGCGACGAGTGTGAAGCGGTGCTGGCCCGCCAGGCCGGCTGGGCACAGGTGTCGGTGGTGAATTCTCCCCACATGGTGGGTATCTCGGGCGAGCGCGACACCGTTCAGGCTGCCGTTGACACCCTCACCGGGCGCGGTATGTTCACGCGCGTGATCCCGGTGAGTTACCCGGCACACACCAACGCCGTCAGCCGGCTACACGACGAAGTCGTCGGAGCCGTCCGCGGGCGCCTGCACCACCGCGAATTCCTCGACAGCAGTATCGAACTCATCGGTGCGACGCTGGGGGACCGGGTGACGTCCGATGTCGCGGTCGCCGACTACTGGTTCTGGAATCTGCGCAACACCGTCCGGTTCGACCGGGCGATCGCCGCGGCCGTCACGCGCGGAGCCGATGTCTTCGTCGAACTTGCCGAGCACCCGACACTGCAACTCGCGATCGAGGAGAATCTCGGTGCGCTGCTGGCGCAAGCCGCTGTGGTCGGCACATCTGAGCGCGACGCGCAGGATCTGACGGAGTTCACCCGCAACCTCGCCACGCTCGCGGTCGGCGACATCGACTACCGCTGGGACGCATTGCGCACGGAATCGAATGCGGCCATGCCGCTTCCGCTGCTTGACTTTCCCAACACCCAGATGAACGAGCTGCCACTGTGGTTGCCCCACGACGGCTTCGCGGCGCCGCAGGCCGCTCCGGCGCCGCGAGCCCAACGCGTGCCGGACGTACGGGCACAGGTGCTCGTCGAACAATGGCAGGTGTTGGGCCGGCGGTCGATGGTCGCGCCTCGCAGCCTCGGCATCGTCGATCACACGGGTGCGTGCGCGGACCTGGCCGCAGCGCTGCAGGCTCATGCCGAGCAGCAGGAGCTTTCGGCACGGCTGATCACCGACCCGGCGGATGCCGAAGGCGTCGATTCTCTCGTCGTGCTGCAGCCGGCGTACGAGCGGCTGAGCGCCGATGCCGCAGTCGCGCAGGTCTGCGAGTTCTTCGCCGGCCGGTCTTGGTGGTTCCCGCCGCACGCTGGGCTCAAGGACTACTGGTTGGTCACCGTCGGCGGTGAACATGTCCGGGCCGACGACGGACCACCGGATCCTGTGGGCGCCGCGCTCGCGGCCGGGTTCCGGTGCATCGGCGGTGAGTATCCCGACATCGCGTTCCGGCACCTGGACCTCCCGACAAGCGCGGATGCGTCGGCGATCGTCGCCGCGTTGCACACCGCGGACGAGCCCGAACTCGCGATGCGTGACGGCAGCCTCTACGCCAAGCGGATCGCCGAACTCGCGCCCACTCCGGCAGACATCCCGCTGACAGAACGGCACGTCCTCATCACCGGTGGCACCGGCGCGGTGGGAATGGAGTTCGCCGAGTACACAGCCCGGGCCGGCGCAGGTCGCATCACGTTGGTCAGCCGCTCCGGAAACTCGGCCGTGATCGGTGAACGCCTCCGGCGGCTGCCCAAATCCGTTGATGTGCAGGTGATCGCCTGCGATGTGACCGATGCCGACGCGGTAGCCCGGCTGGCCTGCGATCTTCGTGACAATCCGGTCGATCTGCTGGTGCACGCGGTGATGGACGCCGATGGCACGGGCGACACCGACCTGGCCGGCTTGTCCGTCGAGCAGATCACACGGGGATTGCGCGGCAAGGCGGTCGGGTTTTCCCGCGTCCTGGAAGCCCTTCCGTTGTCCGGCGAGGCACGGATACTGCTGTGCTCGTCCATGGCGTCGGTGCTGGGCGGCCGGGGAAAGATCGTGTATGCCGCGGCGAACCGGCTGTTGGACGCGTCCGCTCAACTTCTGCGCGCCGAGGGACGAGACTGCGTATCGGTGCAGTGGGGGCAGTGGGCGGTGTTCGAGGGGCGTGATCACGCCGAGCTCGCCAACCTGGCCGAGATCGGCTACCGCGCAATGTCTTCGGACGCTGCCATCGAACTCGGGCTGAGCCGGCTGCCGGCCACCGCCGCCGTCGCGGCGTTCGATGTCGATCGGGCCCGGTCCGCATTCGGCCTGCTCGGCTACGGACCTACCCTGTCGGTCCTGGCGGAGCCGGCAGAACAGGCAGCGGCCCACGACGTGTCGGGCACGCGGGAGCGGCTCCTGCAGATGTTCGCCGAGGTGATCGGGATCGATGATCCGCAGGCGTTGGACAGCACCGAGCCGCTCGTGGCGGTCGGCCTGGACTCGCTGAACGCGCTGCAGCTGCGGCGCCGCATCAAGACCGAATTCCGCTGTGAAGTAGCAGTTTCCGAGCTCCTCGGTGGGGCGACGCTTGACGACGTGATGGGCTGGGTGGCGGCTGGAGTCGATCCGGCGACGGTCGTACCGGCTGAACCTGCGCGTGCGGTGACAGCCACCCAGGCCGAGCTCGACCTGGACGGAATCCCCTCGGCACGGGCCGATCTGGATCTGTTCGGGCTGGCTGCGGTATGGCGCATGCTCGATCCGGTACTGGGGGACGGTGATGTGCACGGCACGGCGGAGATCGCCGATCGGCTCAAGATTGCCCAGCGCCACCGCTGGATTCTGCGGCAGTGGTTGCACGAATTGGTCACCCGCGGTCACGTCGGCCGGGAAGCCGACGGGTACCGCCGGTTACGGCCACCCTCGGCGCCCACTCGCCCCGATCTGGTGTCGGTGTGCACGGACCTCGGCTATCCGCGTCTGTTCGGGGAATTCCTCACCGCGGCCAACGAGCGGCTGAGCGACCTTGTCGCCGACCGGCTCAGCGTGCAGGAGCTGCTGTTCCCGGACGGCTCGACCGCGACCGCGGACGCGTTTTACCGCGACAACGTCATCAGCCGCCACCTCAATCAGCGGGTGCGTGAGGCCGTTTCAGGCCACGTGCGCCGGCTGATGGGCGAGCGGTCTCCCGTCCGTATCCTGGAGCTCGGTGCGGGTGTTGGCGGCATGACCAACGAGATCGTCAGCGGTCTCACGGGTCTGCCGGTCGAGTATCACTTCACCGATGTCTCGAGCTTCTTCCTCAATGCCGCGCAACAGCGCTTCGCCGACCGGCCCTGGATGACGTTCGGAATCGTCGACCTCAACACCGATCTGGGGCAGCAGCCGCCGTGCGACATCGTGGTGGCGGCCAACGTCGTGCACAACGCCCGAGACATCGGACGTGCGCTCGGCGATATCCACGGCATCCTCAGGCCCGGCGGCGCGGTGTTCCTGATCGAGCTCTGCACGGCCCACTGCTGTTTGATGACGTCGGTGTACTTCCTGATGTCACCACGGGCCGGTCAGCTGCAGGTCGGCCTGACCGACGTGCGCGCAGGCACCGACCGGATCCTGCTGACCCGTGACGAGTGGCGCAGCGAGTTCGCCAGGGCCGGTTTCACCCCGATGCCGACGGTGCCTGCGGCCAACGACCCGCTAGCACCGCTCGACCAGTATCTCCTCGGTGCGGTGCGGAAACCCTGA
- a CDS encoding alcohol dehydrogenase catalytic domain-containing protein has protein sequence MSTYRAYQVTGQRDFALVERELTPPAPGHVRVRVLSCGVCHSDVLAVEGLRPAPEQPVVPGHEIVGIVDAVGDGVTSWTPGDRVGLGFLGGQCNECESCRRGDFVNCTDQPQPGTTEDGGYAEIVYARATGLVRIPDQLDANTAAPLLCAGITTFNALRATAAAPGALVAIQGIGGLGHLGVQYAKKLGYRVAAIARGPEKAELATTLGADHYIDSSAEDPGAALTALGGAAAVIATAASGASMSPLISGLRPHGQLVVVGAAPDPIEVNTADLIFGGRSIIGSLTGSAIENEDNLAFSAATGVTPMVEVMPFDEAPKAYDRMMSGQARFRVVLDVAGSRR, from the coding sequence ATGTCGACCTATCGGGCTTATCAGGTCACCGGTCAACGCGATTTCGCCCTCGTCGAGCGTGAACTCACACCACCCGCACCCGGTCACGTCCGGGTGCGGGTGCTCAGCTGCGGCGTCTGCCACAGCGATGTCTTGGCAGTCGAAGGGCTCCGCCCCGCCCCGGAACAGCCGGTCGTACCCGGTCACGAGATCGTGGGCATCGTCGACGCGGTCGGCGACGGCGTGACCAGCTGGACCCCGGGCGACCGCGTCGGTCTGGGGTTCCTCGGCGGCCAGTGCAACGAGTGCGAGTCCTGCCGTCGAGGCGATTTCGTCAATTGCACCGACCAGCCGCAGCCGGGAACCACCGAGGACGGCGGCTATGCGGAGATCGTGTACGCCCGCGCGACCGGCCTGGTCCGCATTCCCGACCAACTGGACGCCAACACCGCCGCGCCCCTGCTGTGTGCGGGCATCACCACGTTCAACGCGCTGCGCGCGACGGCGGCAGCACCGGGAGCCTTGGTCGCGATCCAGGGCATCGGCGGCCTGGGACACCTCGGCGTGCAGTACGCCAAGAAACTCGGCTACCGCGTGGCGGCCATCGCGCGCGGACCGGAAAAAGCAGAGCTGGCAACCACTCTCGGCGCAGACCACTACATCGACAGTTCAGCCGAGGATCCGGGCGCGGCGTTGACCGCGCTGGGTGGCGCGGCAGCCGTCATCGCCACCGCGGCGAGCGGCGCCTCGATGAGCCCGCTGATCTCCGGTCTACGTCCACACGGGCAACTCGTCGTCGTCGGGGCGGCGCCGGATCCGATCGAGGTCAACACCGCCGACCTGATCTTCGGCGGGCGCAGCATCATCGGCAGCCTCACGGGGTCGGCCATCGAGAACGAGGACAACCTGGCGTTCAGCGCAGCAACCGGCGTCACCCCGATGGTCGAGGTGATGCCGTTCGACGAGGCACCAAAAGCCTACGACCGCATGATGTCCGGGCAGGCACGTTTCCGGGTCGTCCTCGACGTGGCAGGGTCACGGCGGTGA
- a CDS encoding beta-ketoacyl [acyl carrier protein] synthase domain-containing protein, translated as MAAPEDTDHIVVSGMSVAAPGGVDTPADYWSALSQSRELIGPLPRDRGWPLDDMMSLSRIEGWADICDAGGFLDDPGAFDPAFFNIGQVEASVTSPQIRLAMKMAWKAVENTGINAAALDGEEAGCFVGAYPTEYGPFASRADEYSGYRTVGLVTDSIAGRVSHALGLAGPSVTINTACASSLTALHLAAASVRNDECDWALAGGVCVMGSPAIIYDFAKHNALAADGHCRAYADDATGTLWGEGAGLVVVERESRARRQGHRVFGRILASHYNHNGKGKAILTPRADAQAALIRRVVEAAGIDAADVGMIEGHGTATRAGDRAELTALASTYGAAGSKAYVGSSKSNIGHAQAAAGMLGVIKVLLAGWHGQIPASLFTENPTTQVDWERSSLRLATGLQPWEPRNGNRYGAVSSYGAGGVNAHTVIGMPVREERDDF; from the coding sequence GTGGCCGCACCAGAAGACACCGACCACATCGTCGTGTCGGGCATGTCGGTCGCCGCGCCGGGCGGTGTCGACACCCCGGCGGATTACTGGTCCGCGTTGAGTCAATCCCGGGAACTGATCGGCCCGTTGCCCCGCGACCGAGGCTGGCCGCTCGACGACATGATGTCGCTGTCGCGAATCGAGGGCTGGGCCGACATCTGTGACGCCGGTGGCTTTCTCGACGACCCCGGCGCGTTCGACCCGGCGTTCTTCAACATCGGCCAGGTCGAAGCCAGTGTCACCAGCCCGCAGATCCGCCTTGCGATGAAGATGGCGTGGAAGGCGGTGGAGAACACCGGCATCAACGCCGCCGCGCTCGACGGGGAGGAAGCCGGTTGCTTCGTGGGCGCGTACCCGACGGAGTACGGGCCGTTCGCGTCGCGGGCCGACGAGTACAGCGGGTATCGCACAGTCGGTCTGGTCACCGACAGTATCGCCGGTCGGGTATCGCATGCCCTCGGCCTGGCCGGTCCGTCGGTGACGATCAACACCGCGTGCGCGTCGTCGCTGACCGCGCTGCACCTGGCAGCGGCATCGGTCCGCAACGACGAGTGTGATTGGGCGCTGGCCGGCGGAGTGTGCGTCATGGGCTCACCCGCCATCATCTACGACTTCGCCAAACACAATGCCCTTGCCGCCGACGGGCATTGCCGCGCGTATGCCGACGACGCCACCGGCACGCTGTGGGGCGAGGGCGCGGGGCTCGTCGTGGTCGAGCGTGAGTCGCGGGCCCGGCGCCAGGGGCACCGGGTCTTCGGCCGCATCCTCGCCAGCCACTACAACCACAACGGCAAAGGGAAGGCGATCCTGACACCGCGCGCAGACGCCCAGGCCGCACTGATCCGCCGGGTGGTCGAGGCTGCGGGCATCGATGCCGCAGACGTCGGCATGATCGAAGGGCACGGGACCGCGACCCGCGCCGGTGATCGGGCCGAACTCACGGCGCTGGCAAGCACTTACGGTGCTGCCGGATCGAAAGCCTACGTCGGATCGTCGAAATCGAACATCGGCCATGCCCAGGCCGCGGCAGGAATGCTCGGCGTGATCAAGGTGCTGCTCGCAGGCTGGCACGGCCAGATCCCCGCGTCGCTGTTCACCGAAAACCCCACGACGCAGGTGGATTGGGAGCGATCCAGCCTGAGGCTGGCCACGGGGTTGCAGCCGTGGGAACCCAGGAACGGCAACAGGTACGGGGCCGTGTCGTCGTACGGCGCAGGCGGGGTCAACGCACACACCGTCATCGGCATGCCGGTACGAGAGGAGCGGGACGATTTCTGA
- a CDS encoding SDR family oxidoreductase, with translation MSQQIEGATAVVTGGQRGLGKAIVDELLARGAAKVYATSRRPEPSTDPRVVVVEAEVTDGDSVARLAELASDATIVVNNAGVTGGKALLTDDLDEIRSVIETNLFGPLRVTRAFAPQLAGGTLVNIASVLSWLPGFGAYGISKAALWSANNSLRQELAAQGTDVVGAYLGYTDTSMVADLDVPKNDPADVARQIVDGIESGAAEVLADELTRQVRAGVFA, from the coding sequence ATGTCACAGCAGATCGAGGGCGCAACGGCGGTGGTGACCGGCGGCCAGCGAGGCCTGGGCAAGGCGATCGTGGACGAACTCCTCGCCCGCGGTGCCGCCAAGGTCTATGCGACGAGCCGGCGCCCCGAGCCCAGTACCGACCCGCGGGTGGTCGTCGTCGAAGCCGAAGTCACCGACGGCGATTCGGTCGCCAGGCTGGCCGAACTCGCGAGCGACGCCACGATCGTGGTCAACAACGCAGGAGTCACGGGCGGCAAGGCGCTGCTGACCGACGACCTCGACGAAATCCGCTCGGTGATCGAAACCAACCTCTTCGGCCCGCTGCGGGTGACGCGCGCGTTCGCCCCGCAATTGGCCGGGGGCACCCTCGTCAACATCGCATCGGTGCTGTCGTGGCTGCCGGGCTTCGGCGCCTACGGCATCTCGAAAGCCGCCCTGTGGTCGGCGAACAACTCGCTGCGCCAGGAGCTCGCAGCCCAAGGCACCGACGTGGTCGGCGCGTACCTCGGCTACACCGACACGTCGATGGTGGCAGATCTCGACGTCCCCAAGAACGATCCCGCCGACGTCGCCCGTCAGATCGTCGACGGGATCGAATCCGGTGCCGCCGAAGTGCTGGCCGACGAGCTCACCCGGCAGGTGCGCGCCGGCGTGTTCGCCTGA
- a CDS encoding glycine--tRNA ligase, producing MASIIDTVANLAKRRGLVYQSGEIYGGTKSAWDYGPLGVELKENIKRQWWRSVVTGRDDVVGLDSAIILPRQVWVASGHVDVFNDPLVECLNCHKRHRQDHMQEAYAAKKGLDDPDAVPMDEIVCPDCGTKGQWTEPRDFNMMLKTYLGPIESEEGLHYLRPETAQGIFVNFANVVTTARKKPPFGIGQIGKSFRNEITPGNFIFRTREFEQMEMEFFVEPSTAPEWHKYWIDTRLQWYIDLGIDPDNLRLFEHPLEKLSHYSAGTTDIEYKFGFAGNPWGELEGIANRTDFDLSTHAKHSGVDLSFYDQASDTRYVPYVIEPAAGLTRSLMAFLVDSYTEDEAPNAKGGVDKRTVLKLDPRLAPVKAAVLPLSRHADLSPKARDLAAELRKSWNVEFDDAGAIGRRYRRQDEIGTPFCVTVDFDSLEDGAATIRERDAMTQERVAIDKVSDYLAVRLKGC from the coding sequence GTGGCATCCATCATCGACACCGTTGCGAACCTGGCCAAACGCCGTGGTCTGGTCTATCAGTCCGGCGAAATCTACGGCGGCACGAAGTCGGCGTGGGATTACGGGCCACTCGGTGTCGAGCTCAAGGAGAACATCAAGCGCCAGTGGTGGCGTTCGGTGGTCACCGGCCGTGACGATGTGGTCGGCCTGGACAGCGCCATCATCCTGCCGCGGCAGGTGTGGGTGGCCTCCGGTCACGTCGACGTGTTCAACGACCCGCTCGTGGAGTGCCTGAACTGCCACAAGCGTCACCGGCAGGACCACATGCAGGAGGCGTACGCGGCGAAGAAGGGTCTCGATGACCCCGATGCGGTGCCGATGGACGAGATCGTCTGCCCCGACTGCGGCACCAAGGGCCAGTGGACCGAGCCGCGTGACTTCAACATGATGCTCAAGACCTACCTCGGCCCGATCGAGAGCGAGGAAGGTCTGCACTACCTGCGGCCCGAGACCGCGCAGGGCATCTTCGTCAACTTCGCCAACGTGGTGACCACCGCGCGCAAGAAGCCGCCGTTCGGCATCGGTCAGATCGGCAAGAGCTTCCGCAACGAGATCACGCCGGGCAACTTCATCTTCCGTACGCGCGAGTTCGAGCAGATGGAGATGGAGTTCTTCGTCGAGCCCTCGACCGCGCCCGAGTGGCACAAGTACTGGATCGACACGCGGCTGCAGTGGTACATCGACCTGGGCATCGACCCGGATAACCTCCGGCTCTTCGAACACCCGCTGGAGAAGCTGTCGCACTACAGCGCCGGTACCACCGATATCGAGTACAAGTTCGGCTTCGCCGGCAACCCGTGGGGTGAGCTTGAAGGCATCGCCAACCGCACCGACTTCGACTTGTCCACGCACGCAAAGCATTCCGGCGTCGACCTGTCCTTCTACGACCAGGCCAGTGACACCCGTTACGTGCCGTACGTCATCGAGCCGGCGGCCGGGCTGACCCGCTCGCTGATGGCGTTCCTGGTCGATTCCTACACGGAGGACGAGGCGCCCAACGCCAAGGGCGGGGTGGACAAGCGCACCGTGCTCAAACTCGATCCGAGGCTGGCCCCGGTCAAGGCCGCGGTGTTGCCGCTGTCGCGGCATGCCGACCTGTCGCCGAAGGCCCGCGACCTGGCGGCCGAGTTGCGCAAGAGCTGGAACGTCGAGTTCGACGACGCCGGGGCGATCGGCCGCCGCTACCGTCGCCAGGACGAGATCGGTACGCCGTTCTGCGTGACGGTCGACTTCGATTCGTTGGAGGACGGCGCTGCCACGATCCGTGAGCGCGACGCCATGACGCAGGAGCGCGTCGCGATCGACAAGGTCTCCGACTATCTGGCGGTCCGGCTCAAGGGCTGCTGA